One stretch of Gemmatimonadota bacterium DNA includes these proteins:
- a CDS encoding sulfatase-like hydrolase/transferase, producing the protein MFEGKPHIIFIITDQQRFDTIHAWGYDYMVTPTLDRLARESVSFRQAYCPGATCVASRAAIFTGMYPHTTGVYSFDHWANHRNWVQDLSDAGYYCVNIGKMHLTPRDIPGGFHDRVIVENPTNKALDGGGADDDWGRYMTFHNVKRPNDRNKADPEWLNKCQGVVWHEEERFHSDVFIGNSALNWIRNHQGDKPLFLQIGFTGPHEPWDPLPRHLDLYCDRDMPPCVKRDGELEDKPPQHAAHLDMHATTDHESQIDLRGRTDDELAEMKRHYYGNISTVDEKLGEIMDALQARGWLENSLLIFCSDHGEMLGDHGLAYKWLMYDPIVHIPLMIRTPQSVDRPCETRDLVSLMDLGPTILEAAGVAVPTYLEGRSLMPYLNGETPVPRKYVFCEDNYQIMMRSQTHKMVYYIGQAEGELYDLDRDPGELWNVWDRSEYADVKGEMFTDLLSWMATSNYYNAGYKRQRSKQYGMRWPSENDAYLHGRKGQPKPRVVDL; encoded by the coding sequence ATGTTTGAGGGTAAGCCACATATCATTTTTATCATTACCGATCAGCAGCGTTTTGATACCATTCATGCGTGGGGATATGATTATATGGTTACGCCCACGCTGGATCGGCTCGCGCGTGAGAGTGTATCGTTTCGCCAGGCGTATTGTCCCGGTGCGACGTGCGTGGCGTCGCGGGCGGCGATTTTTACGGGTATGTACCCGCATACGACGGGCGTTTATAGTTTTGATCACTGGGCAAATCACCGCAACTGGGTGCAGGATTTATCGGATGCGGGCTACTATTGCGTGAATATTGGCAAGATGCACTTGACTCCGCGTGATATTCCCGGCGGATTTCACGACCGCGTTATTGTGGAAAATCCCACCAATAAGGCGCTGGACGGCGGTGGGGCAGATGACGATTGGGGCAGGTATATGACGTTTCACAATGTGAAGCGGCCCAATGATCGCAATAAGGCAGATCCCGAGTGGCTCAACAAATGTCAGGGGGTTGTGTGGCACGAGGAGGAGCGCTTTCACAGCGATGTGTTTATCGGCAATTCTGCGTTGAACTGGATTCGCAATCACCAGGGTGATAAACCGCTGTTTTTACAGATCGGTTTTACGGGACCTCACGAGCCTTGGGATCCCTTGCCGCGTCATCTGGATCTGTATTGCGATCGAGATATGCCGCCGTGTGTGAAGCGCGATGGGGAATTGGAGGATAAGCCGCCGCAACATGCGGCGCATCTGGATATGCACGCGACGACTGATCACGAATCGCAAATCGATTTGCGCGGGCGTACAGATGATGAACTCGCCGAGATGAAGCGGCATTATTACGGGAATATTTCGACGGTTGATGAAAAGCTGGGCGAGATTATGGATGCTCTGCAAGCGCGGGGGTGGTTGGAGAATAGTTTGTTGATTTTTTGTTCCGATCACGGCGAGATGCTGGGCGACCACGGGTTGGCGTATAAGTGGTTAATGTACGATCCGATTGTGCATATTCCGCTGATGATTCGCACGCCGCAGTCTGTTGATCGTCCGTGCGAAACGCGCGATCTGGTTTCGCTTATGGATCTGGGTCCGACGATTTTAGAGGCTGCGGGAGTAGCTGTTCCGACCTATTTGGAGGGCCGCTCTTTGATGCCGTATTTGAATGGGGAGACGCCCGTGCCTCGAAAATACGTTTTTTGCGAGGATAATTATCAGATTATGATGCGGTCACAGACCCATAAGATGGTGTATTATATCGGGCAAGCAGAAGGCGAGTTGTATGATTTAGATCGCGATCCCGGAGAGTTGTGGAATGTTTGGGATAGGTCTGAATACGCCGATGTGAAAGGCGAGATGTTCACAGATTTGCTCAGTTGGATGGCGACGAGCAATTATTACAATGCCGGATACAAACGCCAGCGCAGCAAGCAATACGGCATGCGATGGCCCTCGGAAAATGATGCGTATTTGCACGGGCGCAAAGGGCAACCAAAACCCCGGGTTGTCGATTTGTAG
- a CDS encoding CocE/NonD family hydrolase, protein MRVITEFPRSVREIEHIWIPLSDGTRLAARIWLPEDAEQNPVPGILEYLPYRKSDGTAVRDSVHHPYFAGHGYASIRVDIRGSGDSEGVLLDEYLPREQEDALEVLSWIAAQPWSTGKVGMYGKSWGGFNGLQVAAHRPSELKAVISLCSTDDRYADDVHYKGGCVLASKMLYWASTMLVNCALPPDPKNAGDKWREMWSDRLNHLAPFVDIWMAHQMRDAYWKQGSVCENFSAITCAVYVVGGWADGYTNAIPRLLEGLSCPKKGLIGPWAHQFPERGTPGPAIGFLQECLRWWDYWLKGIDTGIMEEPVLRVWMQESKKPAANHKTWPGFWIEEPIWPRGEVREYPLGMDGSLGEEPRQVGDMVISGTLAHGQDSGNWCPMGVIGDYPPDQRAEDGRSVIFTSLPLREPLDILGFPEVSMRLSANRERALISVRLCEVFPDGTSALLSWGVLNLAHGEAHEGARYLKSDEIFDVAVRLDAIGCRISEGHALRVSLSPAYWPQAWPSPEPVTLRLNGGCLRLPIWSGQALKAPYDDPEGACELKHSVLRKSGRFPVGHWHGVDEKLIYEVLTDGGRLRFEDGLKLDEWAKDLWEIEMMDPLSATAKCERKIELVRGAWRVRVETQSDMRCDERLFYLTNKVVVHEGEKEIFHRDWHSEIPREGC, encoded by the coding sequence ATGCGCGTGATTACTGAATTTCCCCGATCTGTTCGGGAGATTGAGCATATCTGGATTCCCCTGTCAGATGGTACGCGATTGGCCGCGCGCATCTGGTTGCCAGAAGATGCAGAACAAAATCCCGTGCCGGGTATTCTGGAATATTTGCCGTACCGCAAAAGCGATGGTACTGCTGTACGGGATTCGGTGCATCATCCCTATTTTGCCGGTCATGGATATGCCTCAATCCGCGTGGATATCCGGGGAAGTGGCGATTCTGAGGGCGTGCTTTTAGATGAATATTTGCCGCGAGAACAAGAAGATGCGCTCGAGGTCTTGTCCTGGATTGCAGCGCAACCCTGGTCAACGGGCAAGGTGGGCATGTACGGCAAGTCGTGGGGTGGGTTCAATGGGTTGCAGGTCGCTGCACACCGGCCTTCTGAACTCAAAGCTGTAATCAGTTTGTGTTCGACCGATGATCGCTACGCAGACGATGTGCATTACAAGGGGGGATGTGTGCTGGCGTCTAAGATGCTGTATTGGGCATCGACGATGCTGGTCAATTGTGCTTTGCCACCCGATCCCAAAAATGCAGGTGATAAATGGCGTGAGATGTGGTCTGATAGGCTGAATCATCTCGCGCCATTTGTCGATATATGGATGGCGCATCAGATGCGCGATGCCTACTGGAAACAGGGATCGGTGTGTGAAAATTTTTCTGCGATCACATGCGCGGTTTATGTTGTTGGTGGGTGGGCAGATGGCTATACCAACGCGATTCCCCGATTGCTCGAAGGATTGTCCTGCCCAAAAAAAGGGCTTATTGGTCCCTGGGCGCACCAATTTCCCGAACGAGGGACTCCCGGTCCTGCGATTGGGTTTTTGCAGGAATGTTTGCGGTGGTGGGATTACTGGTTGAAGGGGATAGATACCGGCATTATGGAAGAGCCTGTATTGCGCGTGTGGATGCAGGAGAGTAAAAAGCCAGCCGCCAATCACAAGACCTGGCCGGGGTTCTGGATAGAAGAGCCTATCTGGCCCCGTGGTGAAGTGCGCGAATATCCGTTGGGCATGGACGGATCGCTCGGCGAAGAACCCCGGCAGGTGGGCGATATGGTTATTTCTGGAACGCTGGCACACGGACAGGATTCTGGAAATTGGTGTCCAATGGGTGTTATAGGTGATTATCCGCCAGATCAGCGTGCAGAGGATGGGCGGTCTGTGATCTTTACATCGCTACCTTTAAGGGAGCCGCTTGATATTCTGGGTTTTCCCGAAGTGTCTATGCGCTTGTCAGCGAATAGGGAACGCGCGCTCATATCCGTGAGATTGTGTGAAGTTTTTCCAGACGGCACATCAGCACTTTTGAGCTGGGGGGTGCTCAATCTGGCGCATGGCGAAGCGCACGAGGGAGCCAGATATCTCAAATCCGACGAGATATTTGATGTCGCGGTGAGACTCGATGCCATTGGTTGTCGCATATCTGAAGGGCATGCACTGCGCGTATCTTTATCGCCCGCGTATTGGCCTCAGGCATGGCCGTCACCTGAGCCGGTGACTTTGCGACTTAATGGTGGGTGTTTGCGTTTGCCTATATGGTCTGGTCAAGCTCTGAAAGCACCTTATGATGATCCCGAAGGTGCCTGTGAACTGAAACACAGCGTGCTTCGGAAGTCGGGGCGGTTTCCCGTTGGACATTGGCATGGGGTTGATGAAAAACTGATTTATGAGGTTTTGACGGATGGTGGGCGTTTGCGGTTTGAGGATGGGCTTAAGTTAGATGAGTGGGCGAAAGATCTGTGGGAAATAGAAATGATGGATCCACTTTCAGCGACCGCGAAGTGTGAGCGAAAAATTGAACTCGTTAGAGGCGCGTGGCGTGTTCGGGTAGAAACGCAGAGTGACATGCGCTGTGATGAGAGACTATTTTATCTGACGAATAAAGTTGTGGTCCATGAAGGTGAAAAGGAGATTTTTCATCGCGATTGGCACAGTGAAATACCGCGTGAGGGATGTTGA
- a CDS encoding alpha/beta fold hydrolase, with the protein MRQYLWIAIFLIGCGGSTTAPTPTESGLTAQHARLEPVQFQTPDGFLLFGTLFSSPNHPTPRPAVILLHPFNENHVQWADFVPELVAERGYLALAFDLRGHGNSIFRNGQPVTIQNFSIDDVNQMPLDVVAAIAFLKTRSEADPNRIGVIGTDLGADIAFVSAGLFSDIKATVSVSPNFLGNQVQVVLTGTNIPGFAPRNILYLAAFGDGYAYTTSQTMSELTRGVTAVVGFQGTGRGLDLLAQGNAWTTALDWLDKNL; encoded by the coding sequence ATGCGCCAATACCTGTGGATCGCAATATTTTTAATCGGATGCGGCGGCAGCACCACTGCGCCGACGCCTACTGAATCCGGCCTCACCGCCCAACACGCGCGTCTGGAACCCGTACAATTTCAAACGCCAGACGGATTTCTGTTATTTGGCACGCTCTTTTCTTCTCCCAATCACCCCACGCCTCGCCCTGCAGTCATCCTGCTCCACCCATTTAACGAAAATCACGTTCAATGGGCAGATTTTGTTCCCGAACTCGTTGCCGAGCGGGGCTATCTGGCACTCGCCTTTGACCTTAGAGGACATGGCAACAGCATCTTCCGCAATGGACAACCGGTCACAATCCAGAACTTTTCCATTGATGACGTCAACCAGATGCCGCTCGATGTCGTCGCTGCAATTGCATTTCTCAAAACCCGCTCAGAAGCCGACCCCAATCGCATCGGCGTCATCGGTACAGACCTCGGTGCCGATATCGCCTTTGTAAGCGCGGGTTTGTTTTCCGATATCAAAGCGACCGTATCCGTTTCGCCCAACTTTCTCGGGAACCAGGTTCAGGTAGTCCTCACCGGCACCAATATCCCCGGTTTTGCACCGCGCAATATCCTCTATCTCGCGGCTTTTGGCGATGGATATGCCTACACCACATCCCAAACCATGTCTGAATTGACCCGGGGAGTTACTGCCGTGGTCGGCTTCCAGGGAACGGGGCGTGGACTCGATTTACTCGCCCAGGGCAACGCGTGGACAACCGCCCTGGACTGGCTCGACAAAAATCTTTGA
- a CDS encoding sulfatase-like hydrolase/transferase, with amino-acid sequence MGKPNILMIITDQQRWDALSCVSDWLETPNMDRIATEGVRFSNCVTNSPVCIPTRLSLATGHYPHNTGVWDNQNHTLSPDCPTWMQAVRDAGYRTSLFGKTHLHPHGGDLRDREHLMHSYGLDDVDEIGGPRASARCLSYMTAMWEEKGLWDAYKADFDERFSNKPWVTRPSTLPFDDYADVYVGQQAKKYLAGYDRDQPWFCWVSFGGPHEPWDTPEPHYSRYNPEDMPDPVVAPDDDRERPRGLLDAKQKIPFEPGEEKLLRANYAGNVALIDDQIGEIFDVIEQRGEMDNTVVVLMSDHGEMNGDYGFIYKSNLLNGAVRVPLLIRTPETASGDVAGSVCDSPIEWFDVGPTLVELAGGELDFRQFAKSACPVLEDPTREHRTEAISEYGGEIMLLNREWKIALNREGQPYLLFNVQEDPDEVNNLAGLPEMAEVENQLRLRILDRVASSQVLSGAHFALGT; translated from the coding sequence ATGGGCAAACCGAATATTTTGATGATTATAACTGATCAGCAGCGATGGGATGCGCTGAGTTGTGTGAGCGATTGGCTGGAGACGCCCAATATGGACCGCATTGCAACAGAGGGCGTGCGGTTTTCAAATTGCGTGACCAATTCGCCGGTGTGTATTCCAACGCGGTTGAGTCTGGCTACCGGGCACTATCCGCACAATACAGGCGTGTGGGATAATCAGAACCACACGCTATCGCCAGATTGTCCAACGTGGATGCAGGCGGTGCGCGATGCGGGGTATCGCACGAGTCTGTTTGGCAAGACGCATTTACATCCGCACGGAGGCGATTTGAGAGATCGCGAGCATTTGATGCACAGTTATGGACTTGATGATGTGGATGAGATTGGCGGGCCAAGGGCGAGCGCGCGATGTTTGTCGTACATGACGGCGATGTGGGAAGAGAAGGGGTTGTGGGATGCGTATAAGGCGGATTTCGATGAGCGTTTTAGCAATAAGCCCTGGGTGACGCGGCCATCGACATTGCCTTTTGATGATTATGCGGATGTGTATGTGGGGCAGCAGGCAAAGAAGTATCTGGCGGGATATGACCGCGATCAGCCGTGGTTTTGCTGGGTGAGTTTTGGGGGGCCGCACGAACCTTGGGATACGCCAGAGCCCCATTATAGCCGGTACAATCCGGAGGATATGCCCGATCCGGTTGTGGCGCCAGATGATGATCGCGAGCGCCCACGGGGTTTGTTGGACGCCAAGCAAAAGATACCGTTTGAACCGGGGGAAGAGAAATTGTTGCGCGCAAATTACGCGGGCAATGTCGCGTTGATCGACGATCAGATTGGCGAGATTTTCGATGTGATTGAACAGCGCGGCGAGATGGATAATACGGTTGTTGTGCTGATGTCGGATCACGGCGAGATGAATGGGGATTACGGTTTTATTTATAAGAGCAATCTTTTAAATGGTGCGGTGCGGGTTCCCCTGCTGATTCGCACGCCCGAGACAGCGAGTGGTGATGTCGCTGGTTCGGTGTGTGATAGTCCGATTGAGTGGTTTGATGTGGGACCGACGCTGGTCGAGCTTGCAGGTGGTGAACTCGACTTCAGGCAGTTTGCCAAATCGGCCTGTCCCGTTCTCGAAGATCCGACGCGAGAACACCGCACAGAAGCGATATCGGAATACGGCGGGGAAATTATGTTGTTGAATCGCGAATGGAAAATCGCGCTGAATCGCGAAGGGCAGCCCTATTTGCTTTTCAATGTGCAAGAAGATCCCGATGAGGTGAATAATCTCGCGGGTTTGCCCGAGATGGCCGAGGTTGAGAATCAACTGCGTCTGCGGATTCTCGATCGCGTGGCTTCGTCACAGGTTTTGTCAGGGGCGCATTTTGCGTTGGGGACATGA